A part of Desulfomicrobium baculatum DSM 4028 genomic DNA contains:
- a CDS encoding aconitate hydratase — protein sequence MNQNLTQKIIAAHLVEGDMQPGNEVAIKIDQTLTQDATGTMAYLQWEAIGLPRVKTELSVSYVDHNTLQMGFRNPDDHRYLRSVAAKYGIVFSPPGTGICHQLHLENFAVPGKTLIGSDSHTPTAGGIGSLSMGAGGLSVALAMAGEPYTITMPRVFKIRLEGQLTGYASAKDVILHLLGILTVKGGVGAVMEYCGPGVATLSVPERATITNMGAELGATASIFPSDDQTRAFLALMGRESDFTPLAADEGAAYDREIVIDLSALVPLAARPHMPDRVVPVAELDGMNVDQVAIGSCTNSSYSDLQSVAQILSGEHIAPNTDLLLSPGSKQVLKMLMSEGLLDLILDAGGRLMECSCGPCIGMGGSPSSGGVSARTFNRNFEGRSGTQDGQIYLVSPITAAFSALNGKFTNPSTWTKSVSKPSLPATAPSIRHLFAFPPEDGSDVEILRGPNIVALSPFDRLPEVLELPVLIKVGDNITTDHIMPAGAAITALRSNIPAISRHVFERVDKDFVTRAEKAGQGLILGGENYGQGSSREHAALAPRHLGVRVVLTKSFARIHKANLINFGILPLMLANEADYDTLAQGDVLRLELGALEPGAALCATTSEGRQLTLTHDLTGNEIAIIKAGGLLNYVNDRQK from the coding sequence ATGAACCAGAACCTCACCCAGAAGATCATCGCGGCGCACCTCGTTGAAGGCGATATGCAGCCCGGAAACGAAGTGGCCATCAAGATAGACCAGACCCTGACCCAGGACGCCACCGGCACTATGGCCTACCTGCAGTGGGAAGCCATCGGCCTGCCACGGGTCAAGACAGAGCTGTCCGTCAGCTATGTCGATCACAACACCCTGCAGATGGGCTTCCGCAATCCTGACGACCACCGCTATCTGCGCAGCGTGGCCGCCAAATACGGCATTGTTTTCTCCCCTCCCGGCACGGGCATCTGCCACCAGCTGCATCTGGAAAATTTCGCGGTTCCGGGCAAGACCCTGATCGGCTCGGATTCGCACACGCCCACTGCCGGCGGCATCGGCAGCCTGTCCATGGGCGCGGGCGGCCTCTCCGTGGCGCTGGCCATGGCCGGAGAGCCCTACACCATCACCATGCCCAGGGTCTTCAAGATCCGCCTCGAAGGGCAGCTGACCGGTTATGCCTCGGCCAAGGACGTCATCCTGCACCTTTTGGGCATCCTGACCGTCAAGGGCGGCGTGGGAGCGGTCATGGAATACTGCGGCCCCGGCGTGGCCACCTTGAGCGTGCCGGAGCGCGCCACCATCACCAACATGGGCGCGGAGCTGGGCGCCACGGCGTCCATCTTCCCCAGCGACGACCAGACCCGGGCCTTTCTTGCGCTCATGGGCCGGGAAAGCGATTTCACCCCCTTGGCCGCCGACGAAGGCGCGGCATATGACCGGGAAATCGTCATCGACCTGAGCGCGCTTGTTCCCCTGGCGGCCCGGCCGCACATGCCCGACAGGGTCGTCCCCGTGGCGGAACTCGACGGAATGAACGTCGACCAGGTGGCCATTGGCTCCTGCACCAACTCCTCGTACTCCGACCTGCAGAGCGTGGCCCAGATTCTGAGCGGCGAGCATATCGCCCCGAACACGGACCTGCTCCTGTCACCGGGATCCAAGCAGGTGCTCAAAATGCTCATGAGCGAAGGGCTGCTCGACCTCATCCTCGACGCGGGCGGACGGCTCATGGAGTGCTCCTGCGGTCCGTGCATCGGCATGGGCGGCTCTCCGTCCAGCGGCGGCGTCAGCGCCCGGACCTTCAACCGCAACTTCGAGGGCCGCAGCGGCACCCAGGACGGACAGATCTATCTTGTCAGCCCCATCACCGCGGCATTCAGCGCCCTGAACGGCAAGTTCACCAACCCGTCGACCTGGACCAAAAGCGTTTCCAAGCCGTCGCTACCGGCCACGGCGCCGTCCATCCGCCATCTCTTCGCCTTCCCGCCCGAGGATGGAAGCGACGTCGAAATCCTGCGCGGACCCAACATCGTTGCCCTGTCGCCCTTTGACAGGCTGCCGGAAGTCCTGGAACTGCCGGTGCTGATCAAGGTCGGAGACAACATCACCACCGACCACATCATGCCCGCCGGCGCGGCCATCACCGCCCTGCGCTCCAACATCCCGGCCATCAGCAGGCATGTGTTCGAGCGCGTGGACAAAGATTTCGTGACCCGGGCCGAAAAAGCGGGACAGGGGCTCATCCTTGGCGGCGAGAATTACGGACAAGGCTCCAGCCGTGAACATGCTGCCCTGGCCCCACGTCATCTGGGCGTGCGCGTGGTTCTGACCAAGTCCTTTGCCCGCATTCACAAGGCGAACCTGATCAATTTCGGCATCCTTCCGCTGATGCTTGCCAACGAGGCGGACTATGACACGCTGGCCCAGGGCGATGTCCTGCGCCTCGAACTTGGCGCTCTTGAACCCGGAGCGGCGCTTTGCGCCACCACATCCGAGGGCAGACAGCTCACGCTGACCCATGATTTGACGGGTAATGAAATAGCCATTATCAAGGCTGGCGGCTTGCTCAATTACGTCAACGACAGGCAAAAATAA